One genomic segment of Aliarcobacter cibarius includes these proteins:
- the hisC gene encoding histidinol-phosphate transaminase, with amino-acid sequence MKFNKVLKNLSTYEAGKPIELVVREYGIDPKEVVKLASNENPYGTSPKVVAKIESLAKNMYLYPDDSMFELKEALANKFDLESKNVIIGSGSDQILEFCIHAKCKKKSNVLMAKTTFAMYEIYSKQVGANVIKTESSQHNLKELSKLYKKHGADVIFLCIPNNPLGECLDKDEVYEFLKTIDKNTLVVVDGAYQEYASFKDEKKRICPKDLISKFPNAIYLGTFSKAYALGGMRVGYGLAQPEIISTFYKIRAPFNITTLSLAAAIEALKDEDFVKECIAKNFIEMKRYEEYASKKGFEYIPSYTNFITILFKDFVSKTVAQKLLERGMIVRDLTGYGLNAIRVTIGTNDQNTKLFKLLDEVLEGLK; translated from the coding sequence ATGAAATTTAATAAAGTATTGAAAAATTTATCAACTTATGAAGCTGGAAAACCAATTGAATTAGTTGTAAGAGAATATGGTATAGATCCAAAAGAGGTTGTAAAATTAGCTTCTAATGAAAATCCATATGGAACAAGTCCTAAAGTTGTTGCAAAAATAGAGAGTTTGGCAAAAAATATGTATTTATATCCAGATGATTCTATGTTTGAATTAAAAGAAGCATTAGCAAATAAATTTGATTTAGAAAGTAAAAATGTAATTATTGGTTCAGGAAGTGATCAAATTTTAGAGTTTTGCATCCATGCAAAATGTAAAAAGAAATCAAATGTTTTAATGGCAAAAACTACATTTGCAATGTATGAAATTTATTCAAAACAAGTTGGAGCAAATGTTATAAAAACAGAAAGTAGCCAACATAATTTAAAAGAGCTTTCAAAATTATATAAAAAACATGGGGCAGATGTAATTTTTCTTTGTATTCCTAATAATCCATTAGGTGAATGTTTAGACAAAGATGAAGTTTATGAATTTTTAAAAACTATTGATAAAAATACATTAGTTGTAGTTGATGGTGCTTATCAAGAATATGCAAGTTTTAAAGATGAGAAAAAAAGAATTTGTCCAAAAGATTTAATCTCTAAATTTCCAAATGCAATTTATTTAGGAACTTTTTCAAAAGCTTATGCTCTTGGAGGAATGAGAGTTGGTTATGGTTTAGCTCAACCTGAAATTATTTCAACTTTCTATAAAATTAGAGCACCTTTTAATATTACAACTTTAAGTTTAGCAGCTGCAATTGAAGCTTTAAAAGATGAAGATTTTGTAAAAGAGTGTATTGCAAAAAACTTTATTGAAATGAAAAGATACGAAGAGTATGCATCTAAAAAAGGATTTGAATATATACCTTCATATACAAATTTTATTACAATATTATTCAAAGATTTTGTTTCAAAAACAGTTGCTCAAAAACTTCTTGAAAGAGGAATGATTGTAAGAGATTTAACAGGGTATGGTTTAAATGCAATAAGAGTTACTATTGGAACAAATGATCAAAATACAAAGTTGTTTAAATTATTAGATGAAGTTTTAGAAGGGTTAAAATAG
- the dxs gene encoding 1-deoxy-D-xylulose-5-phosphate synthase — MEIKGKSVEELEEVASKIRERIIDVVSRKGGHFSSTLGAVELTLGMHYVFDVNSDPFIFDVSHQCYAHKLLTNRWEEFETIRQFGGLCGFTKPNESNADYFVAGHSSTSISLAVGAAKSIKLKNQDRVPVVMIGDGSMSAGMVYEALNELGDLKLPVVIILNDNEMSIAKPIGAISKYLSKILAGKFYQSFKARVDKFIRNNMPEGTTYLAKRLESSIKLITPGILFEEMGIDYIGPIDGHDIEEIIDTLNIAKSMQKPVIVHAKTVKGKGYKIAEGQHEHWHGVGPFNVEDGEFIKKSTQKSATSVYSYSLLNLAKKYENVVGVTAAMPSGTGVDKLIEAYPNRFWDVAIAEQHAVTSMAAMAKEGFKPFITIYSTFLQRGFDQIIHDVSIMNLPVVFAMDRAGIVGNDGETHQGAFDINFLRFIPNMILFAPRDNETLENSLEFAYTLSSPCAIRYPRGSFKELDFKATNFELGKAELLKDGNSNKLFIGYGNGVSKAIDVEKLHEEDIAILDLRFIKPIDKNILKTLSDKYDSWYVFSDSQKQGGVASAIMEALSELEITNINIKSFEYEDSFIEHGDTTKVEESLGLLAKQLVLLVDK; from the coding sequence ATGGAAATAAAAGGAAAATCAGTAGAAGAATTAGAAGAGGTAGCTTCTAAAATTAGGGAGAGAATTATTGATGTGGTATCAAGAAAAGGTGGTCACTTCTCTTCAACTTTAGGAGCTGTTGAACTAACTCTTGGAATGCATTATGTATTTGATGTAAATAGTGATCCTTTTATTTTTGATGTTTCTCATCAATGTTATGCTCATAAACTTTTGACAAATAGATGGGAAGAATTTGAAACTATAAGACAGTTTGGTGGATTATGTGGATTTACTAAACCAAATGAAAGCAATGCAGATTATTTTGTTGCAGGTCATAGTTCTACTTCAATTTCTCTTGCTGTTGGTGCTGCAAAATCAATAAAACTAAAAAATCAAGATAGAGTACCTGTTGTTATGATAGGTGATGGTTCTATGAGTGCTGGTATGGTATATGAAGCCTTAAATGAACTAGGAGATTTAAAACTTCCTGTCGTGATAATTTTAAATGATAATGAAATGAGTATTGCAAAGCCAATAGGCGCAATATCAAAATATTTATCAAAAATTCTTGCAGGAAAATTTTATCAAAGTTTTAAAGCAAGAGTAGATAAATTTATTAGAAATAATATGCCTGAAGGTACAACATATTTAGCAAAAAGATTAGAAAGTTCAATTAAGTTAATAACTCCTGGAATATTGTTTGAAGAGATGGGAATAGATTATATTGGACCAATTGATGGTCATGATATTGAAGAGATAATTGATACTTTAAATATTGCAAAATCTATGCAAAAACCTGTTATTGTACACGCAAAAACAGTAAAAGGTAAAGGTTATAAAATAGCTGAAGGTCAACATGAACATTGGCATGGAGTAGGTCCTTTTAATGTAGAAGATGGTGAATTTATTAAAAAATCTACACAAAAAAGTGCAACATCAGTTTATTCGTATAGTCTTTTAAATCTTGCAAAAAAATATGAAAATGTAGTTGGTGTAACTGCTGCAATGCCAAGTGGTACAGGGGTAGATAAATTGATTGAAGCTTATCCTAATAGATTTTGGGATGTTGCAATTGCAGAGCAACATGCAGTTACTTCAATGGCTGCTATGGCAAAAGAAGGATTTAAACCTTTTATAACTATTTATTCTACTTTTTTACAAAGAGGATTTGATCAAATAATTCATGATGTATCTATTATGAATCTACCTGTTGTATTTGCTATGGATAGAGCAGGAATTGTAGGTAATGATGGTGAAACACATCAAGGGGCTTTTGATATAAATTTTCTAAGGTTTATCCCAAACATGATTTTATTTGCTCCTAGAGATAATGAAACATTAGAAAATTCATTGGAATTTGCTTATACTTTAAGTAGTCCTTGTGCTATTAGATATCCAAGAGGTTCTTTTAAAGAACTAGATTTTAAAGCTACTAATTTTGAATTAGGTAAAGCAGAATTATTAAAAGATGGTAACTCAAATAAACTTTTTATAGGATATGGAAATGGTGTATCAAAAGCAATAGATGTAGAGAAACTTCATGAAGAAGATATTGCTATTTTAGATTTAAGATTTATAAAACCAATTGATAAAAATATATTAAAAACTCTTAGTGATAAATATGATAGTTGGTATGTGTTTAGTGATTCTCAAAAACAAGGCGGTGTTGCAAGTGCAATAATGGAAGCTTTAAGTGAATTAGAAATTACAAATATAAATATAAAATCTTTTGAATATGAAGATAGTTTTATTGAGCATGGAGATACAACTAAAGTTGAAGAATCTTTAGGACTTTTAGCTAAACAATTAGTCTTATTAGTCGATAAATAG
- a CDS encoding cytochrome-c peroxidase, with the protein MKLKISLVVLLGASSLFASSELVTKAKNAGLEPIPSSKPELMKLIDDKKDPITDAKVELGKKLYFDPRLSRSNLISCNTCHNLGLGGADGVPAAIGHGWTANPHHLNSPTVYNSVFFKAQFWDGRSPHLADQAQGPVQAGPEMAAPPALVEERINSIPAYVDEFKNAYGKDVKVDFAKITETIATFEKTLVTPSRFDKFLSGDSKALTKEEQEGLTTFIDKGCTACHTGIALGGTMQPFQVAQQYKFTNVGDFKGDKNGMVKTPTLRNITETAPYFHNGQIWSLNDAVKEMGSVQLGITITDADAAKIVTFLKALKGDKPAIVYPQLPESTDKTPKPSFD; encoded by the coding sequence ATGAAACTAAAAATTTCTTTAGTAGTACTTTTAGGTGCAAGTAGTTTATTTGCTAGCAGTGAATTGGTTACGAAAGCGAAAAATGCTGGTTTAGAGCCAATACCAAGTTCAAAACCAGAGCTTATGAAATTAATTGATGATAAAAAAGACCCAATTACGGATGCAAAAGTAGAGTTAGGGAAAAAACTATATTTTGATCCAAGATTATCTAGAAGTAATTTAATCTCTTGTAATACATGTCATAACCTTGGACTTGGTGGAGCTGATGGAGTTCCAGCAGCAATTGGACATGGATGGACAGCAAATCCACATCATTTAAACTCACCAACAGTTTATAACTCAGTGTTCTTTAAAGCACAATTTTGGGATGGAAGAAGTCCACATTTAGCTGATCAAGCACAAGGTCCAGTTCAAGCAGGTCCAGAAATGGCAGCACCACCAGCATTAGTTGAGGAAAGAATTAATTCAATTCCAGCTTATGTTGATGAATTTAAAAATGCTTATGGAAAAGATGTAAAAGTTGATTTTGCAAAAATTACTGAAACTATTGCAACTTTTGAAAAAACTCTTGTTACTCCATCAAGATTTGATAAATTCTTAAGTGGTGATTCAAAAGCTTTAACTAAAGAAGAACAAGAAGGGCTAACTACATTTATAGATAAAGGTTGTACAGCTTGTCATACAGGAATTGCTCTTGGTGGAACAATGCAACCATTCCAAGTTGCTCAACAATATAAATTCACAAATGTAGGTGATTTTAAAGGTGATAAAAATGGAATGGTTAAAACTCCAACTCTAAGAAATATTACTGAAACAGCACCATACTTCCATAATGGACAAATTTGGTCATTAAATGATGCAGTAAAAGAGATGGGTTCTGTACAATTAGGAATAACTATTACAGATGCAGATGCAGCTAAAATAGTAACATTCTTAAAAGCATTAAAAGGTGATAAACCAGCTATAGTTTATCCACAACTACCAGAGTCTACTGATAAAACTCCAAAACCATCTTTTGATTAA
- the maf gene encoding septum formation inhibitor Maf has protein sequence MIRLGSNSPTRAKILKDFKIDFIQSGGCFDEDSIKTTNPKEFCYLATKGKFNELYSTYGIEIPLLVADSVVTCEGRLLRKAKDYQDAKYMLELQSSNKTSVITCMIYKSLNIELIDISITAYEFSKFDEKDMINYLDSGKCFGKAGAIMVEDFCKPYIKSITGLESTAMGLSIEKLIPFLKI, from the coding sequence GTGATAAGACTTGGTTCAAATTCACCGACAAGAGCTAAAATCTTAAAAGATTTTAAAATAGATTTTATTCAAAGTGGTGGTTGCTTCGATGAAGATAGTATAAAAACAACAAATCCAAAAGAATTTTGTTACTTAGCAACAAAAGGTAAATTTAATGAATTATATAGCACTTACGGCATTGAAATACCTTTATTAGTTGCAGATAGTGTTGTAACTTGTGAAGGAAGACTTTTAAGAAAAGCAAAAGATTACCAAGATGCAAAATATATGCTAGAACTTCAAAGTTCTAATAAAACATCTGTAATTACTTGTATGATTTATAAAAGCCTTAATATAGAACTTATAGATATTTCAATTACAGCTTATGAATTTAGTAAATTTGATGAAAAAGATATGATAAATTATTTAGATAGTGGAAAGTGTTTTGGTAAAGCGGGTGCTATTATGGTTGAAGACTTTTGTAAACCTTATATAAAAAGTATTACTGGACTTGAAAGTACAGCTATGGGACTTAGTATTGAAAAATTAATTCCTTTTCTAAAAATATAG
- a CDS encoding C40 family peptidase, with protein sequence MLKKISIITTLFLLFFSIQGNLYANQSSKNSSKIEKQKPQQKKQNIQSKNTKTKTDKKSKSTQQNKITKNKVENKKIVKTNNKVAKNKNTKLQKIAKVNKNQKSENNYSNSYAYLNKNEKVKVFNEFYNETKHIKYRMGGTGKNGIDCSAFIQKMFKEKFDYTLSRSTITQVNEGIEVKKSELQPGDLVFFKTSKVDKHVGVYTGNGEFLHASIKGIQYTKLDKPFYKDSYWTARRVIN encoded by the coding sequence ATGTTAAAGAAAATTTCAATCATAACCACGTTATTTTTATTATTTTTTTCTATACAGGGTAACTTGTATGCGAATCAAAGTAGTAAAAATTCATCTAAAATAGAAAAACAAAAACCTCAACAAAAAAAACAAAATATTCAAAGTAAAAATACAAAAACTAAAACAGATAAAAAATCAAAATCTACTCAGCAAAATAAAATTACAAAAAATAAAGTAGAAAATAAAAAGATTGTTAAAACTAACAATAAAGTAGCTAAAAATAAAAATACAAAATTGCAAAAAATTGCAAAAGTAAACAAAAATCAAAAAAGTGAAAACAATTATTCAAATAGCTACGCATATTTAAATAAAAATGAGAAAGTAAAAGTATTTAATGAATTTTACAACGAAACAAAACATATTAAATACAGAATGGGTGGAACAGGTAAAAATGGGATAGATTGTTCTGCATTCATTCAGAAAATGTTTAAAGAAAAATTTGATTACACACTTTCTAGATCAACAATAACTCAAGTTAATGAAGGAATTGAAGTTAAAAAATCTGAACTTCAACCAGGTGATTTAGTATTCTTTAAAACAAGTAAAGTAGATAAACATGTTGGTGTTTATACAGGAAATGGTGAATTCTTACATGCTTCAATTAAAGGTATACAATATACAAAACTTGATAAACCATTTTACAAAGATTCTTACTGGACTGCAAGAAGAGTTATAAACTAA
- a CDS encoding NlpC/P60 family protein — protein MKAGKIFVITLLSTLFFTGCSYKTTEEKVDISKYQNTEKQVSIHQKATFPNNKLNVNKAKNIDVFNTKSDYTSKQVKINNNLFDFYNNWEGVRYKMGGTSKNGIDCSGFVQKALKEKFNLTLPRSTGEQARIGKPIKKSELQMGDLVFFKTGRTNHVGIYIEDGKFMHASTKIGVTISELESDYFAKNYWKAQRVFK, from the coding sequence ATGAAAGCCGGTAAAATATTTGTTATTACACTGCTTAGTACCCTGTTTTTCACAGGTTGTTCTTATAAAACAACTGAAGAGAAAGTGGATATTTCGAAGTATCAAAATACTGAAAAACAGGTCTCTATACATCAAAAGGCAACATTTCCTAACAATAAGTTAAATGTGAATAAAGCTAAAAATATTGATGTTTTTAATACAAAAAGTGACTATACTTCAAAACAAGTAAAAATCAATAACAATTTATTTGATTTTTACAATAATTGGGAAGGTGTAAGATACAAAATGGGAGGAACATCAAAGAATGGAATTGATTGTTCTGGTTTTGTACAAAAAGCTTTAAAAGAAAAGTTTAATTTGACTCTTCCAAGAAGTACTGGAGAGCAAGCAAGAATTGGAAAACCAATAAAAAAATCTGAGCTTCAAATGGGTGATTTAGTATTTTTCAAAACGGGTAGAACAAATCATGTTGGTATATATATTGAAGATGGAAAATTTATGCATGCTTCAACAAAAATTGGAGTAACAATTTCAGAATTAGAAAGTGATTACTTCGCAAAAAATTATTGGAAAGCTCAAAGAGTATTCAAATAG
- a CDS encoding SIMPL domain-containing protein, producing the protein MDKVRILPTFILGFFIFIGLLSLGYFISDAFLKSKDLERTVVVKGLSEKEVLADVVIMPIKITQTSNDLESLIQKIDLDTKEIIKFLNDNGLKDQDITLGAVSIVDKMANEFSNQEFSMRYLASKVINIYSNEVEKIRALNGKLSELSQKGILFKTDDYDTKIEYIYTNLNDIKPNMIEEATSNARTVAQKFAQDSNSKLGKIKKATQGQFEVVSRDKNSEHIKKVRIVSTIEYYLAD; encoded by the coding sequence ATGGATAAAGTAAGAATTTTACCAACATTTATTTTAGGATTTTTTATTTTTATTGGTTTGCTAAGCTTAGGATATTTTATATCAGATGCTTTTTTAAAATCAAAAGATTTAGAAAGAACAGTTGTTGTAAAAGGTTTATCAGAGAAAGAAGTTTTGGCTGATGTAGTTATTATGCCTATAAAAATTACTCAGACAAGTAATGATTTAGAATCTTTAATTCAAAAAATTGATTTGGATACAAAAGAGATAATTAAATTTCTGAATGATAATGGTCTAAAAGATCAAGATATTACACTTGGTGCAGTATCAATAGTTGATAAAATGGCAAACGAATTTTCAAATCAAGAATTTTCTATGAGATATTTAGCTTCAAAAGTTATAAATATTTATAGTAACGAAGTTGAAAAAATTAGAGCATTGAATGGAAAATTATCAGAATTATCGCAAAAAGGTATTTTATTTAAAACAGATGATTATGATACGAAAATAGAGTATATATATACAAATTTAAATGATATAAAACCAAATATGATAGAAGAAGCTACTTCAAATGCAAGGACTGTTGCACAAAAATTTGCTCAAGATTCTAATAGTAAATTAGGAAAAATTAAAAAAGCTACTCAAGGTCAGTTTGAGGTTGTTAGTCGTGATAAAAATAGTGAACATATAAAGAAGGTTAGAATAGTATCTACAATAGAGTACTATTTAGCAGATTAA
- the alaS gene encoding alanine--tRNA ligase — MDIRKEYLEFFKSKGHAVISSMPLVPDDPTLMFTNAGMVQFKDIFTGNIPAPENKRATSCQLCVRAGGKHNDLENVGYTARHHTLFEMLGNFSFGDYFKEDAIAYAWEFVTVNLSLPIEKLWVTVHTSDDEAFNIWTKYIDPSRIMRFGDKDNFWSMGDTGACGPCSEIFYDQGEENFNGPEDKMGGDGDRFLEIWNLVFMQYERTKDGELIPLPKPSIDTGMGLERVIAIKEGVLNNFDSSNFKPIIEALEKIANKKATNDSIGSYRVIADHLRATSFMLSQGILFGNEGRPYVLRRILRRAIRHGYLIGLRKPFMSKLVDTLVGIMGEHYVELKENSNYIKEQLTLEEERFFKTIDLGMSLFSEELENTKTIFSGEVAFKLYDTYGFPLDLTEDMLKDKGLKVDIEKFDELMANQKSMAKAAWKGSGDASNEGDFKTLLEKYGENKFVGYTNTTYTSKILALLDENFKEVKNLENQIGWVLLDSTPFYATSGGQNGDIGAIEFDGKNALVLETSKFHNLNLSKVDTQGTKLSQNQVIEAVVINRYEVAKHHSATHLLQSALKMVLGDSVSQAGSFNDSSKLRFDFTYPKAMTNEQINEVEDLVNSMITRGLNGVVEELPLEIAKNKGAIAMFGEKYGEVVRVVSFGGDVSIEFCGGTHVKNTADIGSFYIVKESGVSAGIRRIEAVVGASAFKYIKEQLSKLSMIQTEIKSNDLISGIKKLKNEIKELKNEIKNVQSKTISPINEEMIDDTKVVVSVIENGDLKKIVDDMKNATEKLAILLLQAKDDKVMIVAGSKNTSIKAGDWIKNIAPIVGGGGGGRPDFATAGGKDITKIEEARIAALNYAKENL, encoded by the coding sequence ATGGATATTAGAAAAGAGTATTTAGAATTCTTTAAAAGTAAAGGGCATGCTGTTATATCATCAATGCCATTGGTTCCTGATGACCCAACTTTAATGTTTACAAATGCTGGAATGGTACAGTTTAAAGATATTTTTACAGGAAATATACCTGCTCCAGAAAATAAAAGAGCTACATCTTGCCAACTTTGTGTAAGAGCTGGTGGAAAACATAATGATTTAGAAAATGTAGGTTATACAGCAAGACACCATACACTTTTTGAAATGCTTGGAAACTTTTCTTTTGGTGATTATTTTAAAGAAGATGCAATAGCATATGCTTGGGAATTTGTAACAGTTAATCTTTCACTTCCTATTGAAAAACTTTGGGTTACAGTTCATACAAGTGATGATGAAGCATTTAATATTTGGACAAAGTACATAGATCCTTCAAGAATAATGAGATTTGGAGATAAAGATAACTTCTGGTCAATGGGAGACACTGGTGCTTGTGGACCTTGCAGTGAGATTTTCTATGACCAAGGTGAAGAGAACTTTAATGGACCTGAAGACAAAATGGGTGGAGATGGAGACAGATTTTTAGAGATTTGGAATCTTGTATTTATGCAATATGAAAGAACAAAAGATGGTGAATTAATTCCTCTTCCAAAACCTTCAATTGATACAGGAATGGGACTAGAAAGAGTAATTGCAATTAAAGAAGGAGTTTTAAACAATTTTGACTCTTCAAACTTTAAACCAATTATTGAAGCTCTTGAAAAAATTGCTAATAAAAAAGCTACAAATGATAGTATTGGTTCATATAGAGTAATTGCAGATCACCTTAGAGCCACATCATTTATGCTATCTCAAGGGATTTTATTTGGAAATGAGGGAAGACCTTATGTTCTTAGAAGAATTTTAAGAAGAGCAATAAGACACGGTTACCTAATAGGACTTAGAAAACCATTTATGTCAAAACTAGTAGATACTTTAGTTGGCATTATGGGTGAACATTATGTAGAACTAAAAGAAAATTCAAATTATATAAAAGAGCAATTAACACTAGAAGAAGAAAGATTCTTTAAGACTATAGATTTAGGAATGAGTTTATTTAGTGAAGAGTTAGAAAATACAAAAACTATCTTTAGTGGTGAAGTTGCATTTAAACTATATGATACATATGGATTCCCTTTAGATTTAACAGAAGATATGTTAAAAGATAAAGGATTAAAAGTAGACATAGAAAAATTTGATGAATTAATGGCAAATCAAAAATCTATGGCAAAAGCTGCATGGAAAGGTAGTGGAGATGCCTCAAATGAAGGAGATTTTAAAACTTTACTTGAAAAATATGGAGAAAATAAATTCGTAGGTTATACAAATACTACATACACTTCAAAAATTTTGGCACTTCTTGATGAAAATTTTAAAGAAGTAAAGAATTTAGAAAATCAGATAGGTTGGGTACTACTAGATTCAACGCCATTTTATGCTACAAGTGGTGGACAAAATGGTGATATTGGAGCAATAGAATTTGATGGAAAAAATGCTTTAGTTCTTGAAACTTCAAAATTTCATAATCTTAACTTATCAAAAGTTGATACTCAAGGTACAAAACTTTCACAAAATCAAGTTATAGAAGCGGTTGTTATAAACAGATATGAAGTAGCAAAACATCATAGTGCTACTCACTTATTACAAAGTGCTTTAAAAATGGTTTTAGGAGACAGTGTTTCTCAAGCAGGTTCATTTAATGATTCGTCTAAACTTAGATTTGATTTTACGTATCCTAAAGCTATGACAAATGAACAAATTAACGAAGTTGAAGACTTAGTAAACTCTATGATTACTAGAGGTCTAAATGGAGTTGTAGAAGAATTACCTCTTGAAATTGCTAAAAATAAAGGTGCAATTGCTATGTTTGGAGAAAAATATGGTGAAGTTGTACGAGTTGTTAGTTTTGGTGGAGATGTTTCTATTGAATTCTGTGGAGGAACTCACGTAAAAAATACAGCTGATATAGGAAGCTTTTATATAGTAAAAGAATCTGGTGTAAGCGCAGGTATTAGAAGAATTGAAGCAGTTGTTGGAGCTAGTGCGTTTAAATATATAAAAGAGCAATTAAGTAAACTATCTATGATTCAAACTGAAATTAAATCAAATGATTTAATAAGTGGAATAAAAAAACTTAAAAATGAGATAAAAGAACTTAAAAACGAAATAAAAAATGTACAAAGCAAAACTATTTCTCCTATAAATGAAGAAATGATTGATGATACAAAAGTAGTAGTTAGTGTTATAGAAAATGGTGATTTAAAGAAAATAGTTGATGATATGAAAAATGCGACTGAAAAACTTGCAATTTTACTTTTACAAGCAAAAGATGATAAAGTAATGATAGTTGCAGGAAGCAAAAATACATCTATCAAAGCTGGTGATTGGATTAAAAATATTGCACCAATAGTTGGTGGTGGTGGTGGTGGAAGACCTGACTTCGCAACTGCTGGTGGAAAAGATATAACAAAAATTGAAGAAGCAAGAATTGCAGCGTTAAACTATGCAAAAGAGAATTTATAA